In a genomic window of Helianthus annuus cultivar XRQ/B chromosome 10, HanXRQr2.0-SUNRISE, whole genome shotgun sequence:
- the LOC110881356 gene encoding uncharacterized protein LOC110881356: protein MENGIPVRGDQERQRESRKKDARAMAMIQQGVHDSLFSRIAGAHTAKETWDILRLEFQGDTQVQAVKLQGLRRDFENLMMGEFEQVGDYFSQVMGIVSQRRSYGEALEDQKEARMNSRNGIKAQEKEKLEEQALQAFSSPKKTVFEGSSSSSRGRRRGMMRGRGRGRSQGGQERSRGPQCFLCNSQVNVSTEDNEDEVEEEAHLFLAFTPTKKNISHSLALMSNDTDDSLSRSLWFVDSGCSNHMTGSRQSFVTLDESFKLDVKLGDKKEVAVQGIGQVKVSTPDGQFKLIYDVYYAPKLEYNLLSIGQLILKGYSLWFDDDACIIINKKIGMTLLKVDQE from the exons ATGGAAAATGGCATTCCGGTGAGGGGAGATCAAGAAAGGCAACGTGAGTCCAGAAAGAAAGATGCGAGAGCTATGGCTATGATTCAACAAGGAGTTCATGACTCCTTGTTCTCTCGCATTGCTGGTGCACACACTGCTAAGGAAACATGGGATATTTTGAGGCTTGAATTCCAAGGTGATACTCAAGTTCAAGCTGTTAAACTACAAGGCCTTAGGAGAGACTTTGAGAATCTGATGATGGGAGAATTTGAGCAAGTTGGTGACTACTTCTCCCAGGTTATGGGGATAGTCAGCCAAAGGAGATCATACGGTGAAGCACTGGAAGATCAGAAA GAAGCAAGAATGAACAGCAGAAATGGAATCAAGGctcaagaaaaagaaaagttagaGGAGCAGGCCTTGCAAGCATTCTCTAGTCCGAAGAAGACAGTCTTTGAAGGTTCCAGTAGTAGTTCTAGAGGACGTAGGAGAGGTATGATGAGAGGCAGAGGTCGGGGCAGATCACAAGGAGGTCAGGAGAGGAGTCGTGGGCCTCAATGTTTTCTCTGCAACAG CCAAGTCAATGTTTCCACTGAGGACAATGAAGATGAAGTTGAAGAAGAGGCTCACCTGTTTCTGGCTTTTACCCCTACAAAGAAGAACATATCGCACTCTCTTGCTCTCATGTCCAATGATACTGATGATTCTCTATCTAGATCCCTATGGTTTGTAGATTCAGGCTGCTCTAATCACATGACAGGGTCTAGACAAAGTTTTGTGACATTAGATGAATCGTTTAAACTTGATGTAAAGTTAGGCGACAAGAAGGAAGTAGCAGTTCAAGGCATTGGTCAAGTGAAGGTTAGCACACCAGACGGTCAATTTAAACTaatttatgatgtttattatgctCCAAAGCTGGAGTACAACCTTCTCAGCATAGGCCAGCTAATTTTGAAGGGGTACTCACTTTGGTTTGATGATGATGCATGCATCATCATTAACAAGAAGATTGGAATGACTCTTCTGAAGGTTGATCAGGAATGA